TCTTTTAGTGTATTTAGGTTTTTATACACAGTGGCTAACGATACAGACGGATTTTCAGCCAAAATTTCCTCATAAAGCTCGTCTATAGTAGGATGCATATGGCGATCTAAGATTTTTAATACGCTGATTCTTTGCGGAGTGGCTTTCAAACCTCGTTCTTTTAGTAAATTTATATAATTCATATAACTCCCTTTTTAATTTTTTCTAAACTATACAAAAAAATTATTTAAAAGTTCTTTATACTTATTAATATAAATTATCTTTTAGTATTTTTTCAGAAATACTCTGCGGATCAAGCCCCAATCCCTTCTCAACCTCACTCGTACTGCCATGTTCTATAAATTTATCATTATACTCAAGACTAATAACTCTTACATCATATATGGCTTCATCTTGTAAAAATGCGCTTAAAATTTCAGCTACCCCGCCTTTTTTGGCGCTATCTGAGAAAATATACCAAACTTTTTTATCCTTGGCTAAATCCAACAAAAGCTCTCTATCAAGCGGTTTTACGAATAGTAAATCCACAAGAGTCGGTTCAAATTTATCCCTTAAGGCCTTTTTGACCAAATTTGCACGCCCTACTCCATTTCCATACCCTATAAATGCCACTTTTGAATCTGTTTTAGATAAAATTTCACTTTTTCCAAATTTAATCTCTTTTGACTCAAATTCTCCATCGTCCAATAAGAAGCTACCTCTAGGATATCTGAATGCACAAGGTCCGACATGCCTATAAGCATATTCCATTATAAGTTTAAAATTTTCCGCAGACCTCGGAGCAAAAATAGTCATATTTGGTATAACATGAAGATAGCCAACATCAAAGGCGCCCTGATGAGTCTCTCCATCTTCTCCCACGACTCCGGCTCTATCCATAGCAAAAACAACGTTTAGATTCATAATGCAAGCATCGTGTATCACCTGATCAAAGGCGCGCTGAAGAAATGTCGAATATATGGCGATAAAAGGCTTAAATCCCTCTTTTGCCATAGCGGCCATCGAAGTTACTGCATGTTGCTCCGCTATCGCTACATCCCAAAAACGCTCAGGAAATTTCTCAATAAGCAGATCCATGCCCGTTCCGGTAGGCATTGCCGCAGTTACTCCAACAACATTTTCATATTTTTGGGCAAGTTTTAGCAAATTTTCCGCAAAGAGTGCAGTAGCAGATTTTGGAGCACTTTTTTTAATACTCTCCCCACTTTTTAGATCAAATGGTCCAACCCCATGCCAGTTGGCATAGTGACCCTCAGCCTTCTCGTATCCCTTGCCTTTTAAGGTTTGTGCATGGACGATAACAGGCTTTTTCATCATCTTTGCCACTTCAAAAGCATCTATTACAGCCTTTATATCATGACCATCTACGGGACCTATATACTCAAGCCCAAGCTCCTCAAAAAACATCCCTGGAGTTATAAGTCGTATGCCCTCTTCCATCCTGCGCGCCATGTACGCAGCACCATCTGGCATATAGCTTAGAAATTTCTCAACTCTGCTTTTAAATTTCTGATATGGTTGACCTGCCATCATCTGGCTTAAATACTTACTAAGCGCGCCTATAGGCTTACTTATACTCATCTCGTTATCGTTTAAGATTATCACACAGGGATATTTTCTATCGCCAAGCTCATTTAAAGCCTCATAAGCCATTCCGGCACTCATAGAGCCATCGCCTATTAAAACTACTGGCAAACGATCTTCATTTTTAAGCCTTATAGCCTTTGCGGCACCTACGGCCAAAGATATTGAAGTGGAGCTATGACCTGCTATAAAATAGTCATATTTACTCTCATTTGGTTTAGTATATCCGCTTATACCGCTAAATTTACGCAAACTATCAAAGTTATCCCAGCGATTTGTTAGAAGCTTATGAGCATAGCTTTGATGACTAACATCAAAGATAAACGGGTCTTTTTCTTTGTCAAATACATAGTGCATAGCCACTATAAGCTCAACCGCACCAATATTTGAGCTAAGATGCCCTCCATTTTTACTAACTGTCTCTAAAATTTTGCCTCTTATCTTATTACAAAGCTCTCCAAGCTCTTCTGTATTCATAGATTTTAAATTTATATCATTCATATACTATTCGCCAACTATCCTTTTTATCTTTTCAAACCTAGCCTCAATAGTTCCATCAAGATTTCCAGCATCGCTCATCAATATAACACCACCTACGTTTATAGCTTCATCGGCTAAAATTTGTATATTTTCACTGGTGCCAAAATGCTCTTTTAAGAACTCAAAATCTTTAATATTAACTCTAATTTGTAGCTTTTTAGCCTCATTCAGCTCTTTTATTAAAGATTTTGCAAGTGCATAAGCAACACTTGAAGAATTTGATGAAATTTCTTTTTTGACAATCTCTTTTGCAATATCGATTGCTGTGCTTGAGAGCTCGTTTTCGCTTGAGCTTAGAAAATTCTCAAATTTAGCAACTTCACTATCTAGCTTCGCTACCGAATTTAGATATCTTGACTCAAGTGATTTTAATTCACTCTCAAATTTAGCCTTGGCATCTTCAAAACCTTGCCTAAGACCCTCTTCTTTAGCTCTTATAGTTTCATTTTCTAGGCGTTTTGCAAATTCACTCTCTTGATTTTCTATCTTCATTTGAAGCTTTATGATATTTCCAGAAAGCTCATCTGTGCGCTTTAAAAGTTCTTCTACGAAATTTGACTCTATTTTTGGATCTTGAGATATTGGTATTTGCTGATTATTTTTTATGGAGTGATCAAAATTTGTAGCAAAATTAGCTATATTTGAATTTTCGCTATTGATACTATTTTTACCCGCATGCTCATTTTCGTGGCTATCATTCGCCTTTTTTTCTTGACCTAAAACCTTAAATCTATAGCTCTCTACAAAATGGCTTTTAGTATCTTCGTTAGTTATTACGCTGCTTCTCATTCTATCATCTCTTCTGCTTCACCGACTTGGAAGACTCCTTGATCAGCTAGGGCTTGCACTTGCTCTACTATGCGGCGCTGAGCCTCTTCCACGTCTTTTACGCGAACAGCTCCAAGGTATTGCATCTCTTCTTTAAACGCTTCGCTTGCACGCTGAGACATACTACCCATAAATTTCTCTTTAAGCGCATCGCCAGAACCTTTAAGAGCTATCATTAGATCCTTTTTGTCGACATTTTTGAGAATTTCTCTAATAGCTATTTGATTAAGCGTGTTGATATCTTCAAACGTAAACATAAGCTCTTTAATTGTAGTAGCAAGCCTATCATCGACATCTTCAATATATTCGATAGTGGATTTTGAGGCCTTTTGACCAAGGCGGTTAAGCACTTCTGCAACGGCTCTTGGACCGCCAACTTCAACCTTATACGAAGTAAGGCTTTCAAGCTTTCCTTCAAGCACTGTTGATACACGTTTAATAACAGATGGGCTAATATCACCCAAATTCGCCATTCTAATCACAACCTCGCTTCTAAGTTCATCTGATAAAAACGAAAGCGTCTCTGCAGCACTGGTTGGATCCATATGAGCTAAAATTAAAGCGATAGTTTGAGGGTGCTCTTTCATAATAAAATCGGCAAGCTGTTGAGGTTTGATTTTAGTTAAATATCCAAAACTCTTTGAACTCTCCATGCTTTTTGCAAGCTTATCAAGGATTTTTTGTGCGGTCTCAGGTCCAAAAGTTCGGTAAAGAATCTCTTTGGCGTATTCTAAGCCACCGCTTCTCATATATTGATTTGACTGCATTAGAGCATAAAATTCCTCTAAAACAGCCGCCGCTACCTGCTTATCAACACTCTTTGCAGTCGCTATATACCTTGAAATTTCAGTGATAACATCAACTTCCATATGAGAAAACAAAAGCGTAGTGGCGTCCTCGCCAAGCTGTATAAGCAGTATCGCAACTTTTTCAGGCATAGAAAGATCGTCATACATCATCTTTTGTTGTTCATTTAGATTAGTAGCCATTAAAAGTCCTTGCGATTACTAAAGTCAGAGTCGTTTTTAACCATATCTTGAAGCAATACCGAAACCTCTTCGCTTCGCTCTTGCACGATGAGCTTCATTTTTTCAAGTAGCACATCATACCTAAGCTCATCCTCATTAAAATCACTTCCGATTCCAAGCTGCTCTTCGACCTTTTTCTTAGCTGCTTTAAATTTCTCCAAGGCATCCTCGCTATCCTCAAGATCTACTATGTCATCTTGTATATCGGGCTCCTCTTCTTTGATATTTTGAAGCATTTTTTCCATAAACGGAACGATAACTTTTTTGTAAAATATAAATAATAAAATTCCGACAAATATATATTTAAATATAGGCATAAAAGGATTTATGTAAGCATCAAAAAACGAATTTACCTTATTTACAGGAGTATCTGTGCCAGGTCTTTGAAATTCAAAGTTACTTACAGTTACCTCATCGCCTCTATTTGTATCAAATCCCACCGATTGCTTTATAAGCGCACTAATCTTGTCTAGTTGCTCATTTGTAAGAGGTGTATATACGATCTCTTTAGTTAAATTTCCATTTTCATCTTTTTTATTCTCATACCTGCCGTCAACCACTACAGCGGCGCTTAAGCGCTTAATAGTGGCGAATTGATCTTTGATACGCATAACTTTTTTTGAAATTTCATAGTTTGTAGTAGATGAGCTCTTAGAATACTGCTCCTCAAGCTTTTTATCATCTATCCCTTCAACCGGACCTATATTGCTAACAGCACCAGGAACACCTTGGACTTCGCGCTCTTTAGAGCCTTGTCGCTTCTCTTCTACGCTCTGTTCGCTTCTTGCTACAGAATTTGGATCAAAGGTCTCGCTCTCACTATCTTTTCTGGCAAAATCAAAGTCTATAGTTACCTTGGCTACTACTTTATGAGTGCCTCCAACTATAGGCGAAAGGACATTTATAATCTTTTGCTCAAGTGCGTTTTCCGACTCTCTTTTATATTTTATCTGCTGATTTATCTGATCGCTATCGTATTCGCCATCCTCTTCGCCAAGAGGAATTCCATCTTGATTTACTATCTTTACATTTTGAGTGCTTAAATTTGCAACCGCAGCCGAAACTAAATTTTTAATACCTGAAATCTGCTTTAAATTTAAGCTATTTCCGGTTTTTAAATTTAATACTATTGAAGCCGAAGGCGGAGTAGTTCTTTCTGTAAATAGAGTCTCTTTTGGTATGGCTATGCGCACCATAGCCTTTTCTATAGGTGCTAGGCTCTCTATTGTCCTAGCAAGCTCACCCTCTAAAGCTCTTTGAAATTTTACCTTTTGTTCAGAGTCGGTAGCTCCGAATTCTTGTTTGTCAAAGATTTCAAAGCCTACTTTATTATCCTTTAAAATACCCAAGGATGCTATCGAAATTCTCTCTTTGTAAACATCTTGATTTGGGACTAAAATAGTGCCTTCATTGTAAATTTTATATTTAACCCCGTCTTTTTCAAGCTGCTGAATAATAAGTGCCGAGTCGCTAGGATTAACACTCTCAAAAAGAACGCTATATCCGTCATAGTTTGTCTGAGAGCTTTTATAAATGCTTAAAAAGACTAAAAATCCAACCACAAGCACGACAGAACTTGCCGCAACTATGCGCTGTCTTATAGAGAGGCTCTGATAAATGTGTCCGATTTGTTGAAATGCGGTTTTAAAATCCATATTTTATTTTATAGCTTTCCTTAATTCATCTAAAACTCTATCATTTTGCTCTGGCAAACCTATGGTAATTCTAATTGAATTCATACCGTAACTTTTCAAATCACGTAAAATTATACCTTTTTTTAGCAGATTTTTGGCAATCTCGGTTGCATTTTCACGCTCAAAGTTATAAGTTATAAAGTTAGTATAACTATCAATAAACTCTATATTATGCTCTTTTGCAAATTTTTCATATTTTTTCATCTCTTGAAAGTTAGCCTCTACGGTCTTATCTACAAATTCCTGATCCTTAAGAGCTTCTATGGCCGCTTTTAGACTAAGGGTAGTTATATTAAAAGGGGCTCTTAGTTTGCCAAGTTCATTTATTATAAATTCATCGGCTATTCCGTATCCTACGCGCATTCCTCCAAGTCCGTAAGCTTTAGAAAAAGTACCAAGAAAAATAGTATTTTTAAATTTAGTTATCAAATCTTTAGGACAAATTTCTTTATTTTTGTCTTTAAATCTCGCAAATTCATTATAAGCGCCATCTATTACAATCATCACATCTTTATCAATCTGCTCTAAAAATTTATACACATCATCTCTATTTAGACACTCTCCTAAAGGATTATTTGGCAAGCATAAAAAGATCATAGAAATTTCATCTTTTTTATCATTATAAACTTTTAAAAAATCCTCCAGATTATGCCCTTTAGCCTGAGTTCTATAAATTTTTGCTCCGGTATGCTTGGCGTAAATTTCATACATAGCAAAGGTTACTCCTGCCATCAATACGGCATTTTTCGAATTTGCTTTGGCATGAACCGCAAATTCTATCACCTGATCGCTTCCGGAGCCTATTATTATATTTTTCGTATTCACGTTAAATTTAGCCGACAAGGCTTCTTTTAGCTCATAATAGCTATCATCAGGATAAAGATACATATTTTGCGCACAATTTTTTATCGCCTCAATAACTCTTGGACTTGTTCCGAAAGGATTTTCGTTACTCGCTAGCTTAATTACATCCTTTGGCGCTATACCAAATTCACGCACCACAAGCTCTATTGGCTTGCCAGCCTCATAATTTATTAAATTTGCTAATTTATCGTTAAATTTCATCTTTGATCTCCTGGTATGTAGCTTCCCAACCAAACTATCTCGTCTCCAAAACTATTGGCTTTATCTATAGCTCTTTGGACATTTTCATCATCGATATGCCCCTCAAAATCGATATAAAAGACGGTCTTAAATTCACGCTCTTTTATAGGACGACTCTCCAACCTAGTTAGATTTATCCCCTCATCTCTAAATGCCGTAAGCAGATCCGCAAGCCCTCCTGGCCTGTGGTCAGTCTTTGCCAAAATAGAGGTTTTGTTCTTTGTCGAGCGTTCGTTTTTAAAATCACTTAAAATAAAAAATCTCGTTCTATTCGCCATATTATCCTCAATTGTCTCAAACAAAATAGGAACATTATAAAGTTTAGCCGCTATCTTGGAGCAAATTGCCGCAGAATTTTGATCCTCACTTGCAAATTTAGCCGCCTCTGCAGTGGATTTCGTAGGTATAAACTCAGCATTTAAAAGCAAGTGATCGTCTAAAAATTTACGGCACTGATTGTATCCTTGAGGATGCGAATATATCTTTTTGATATCCTTTAAATTCTCGCAAACACTTGCAAAAGAGTGATGAATATCCATATAAAGCTCAGCCACAACCTTGATATTTTCAAATCTTCCAAGACAATCTAGCGTCGCTCCTACAGCACCTTCGGTATTGTTTTCTATAGGCACTACTCCGTATTTAGCCTCTTTGTGTTTTAGCTTTGTAAAAACAGCCTCAATGCTGGCAAGCGGTAAATACGCACTCATCGCACCAAATCTACTCTCGGCAGCTTGATGAGTATATGTGCCCTCAGGCCCTAGATAAGCGACTTTTTCTGGCATTTCAAGATTTCTACTTACGGCAAAAATTTCAAGATAAATAGCCTCGATTGCAGATTTATTTAAAATATTTGAGCTTAAGCTCTCAAGACGGTTTAATATCGCTCTCTCACGTTCAGGACGATATATCGAAGTACCGCTAGTTTGCTTTAACTCGCCTATTTTTTTGACAAAGCTCATTCTCTCATTTAGTTTTTTTAAGATATCGTCGTCTATCTTGTCGATTTCTTCTCGCAAATCATTTATATTCTGCATCTAGTTCCTTTAAAAATAAGCTTACATCTT
This Campylobacter sp. RM16192 DNA region includes the following protein-coding sequences:
- the dxs gene encoding 1-deoxy-D-xylulose-5-phosphate synthase; amino-acid sequence: MNLKSMNTEELGELCNKIRGKILETVSKNGGHLSSNIGAVELIVAMHYVFDKEKDPFIFDVSHQSYAHKLLTNRWDNFDSLRKFSGISGYTKPNESKYDYFIAGHSSTSISLAVGAAKAIRLKNEDRLPVVLIGDGSMSAGMAYEALNELGDRKYPCVIILNDNEMSISKPIGALSKYLSQMMAGQPYQKFKSRVEKFLSYMPDGAAYMARRMEEGIRLITPGMFFEELGLEYIGPVDGHDIKAVIDAFEVAKMMKKPVIVHAQTLKGKGYEKAEGHYANWHGVGPFDLKSGESIKKSAPKSATALFAENLLKLAQKYENVVGVTAAMPTGTGMDLLIEKFPERFWDVAIAEQHAVTSMAAMAKEGFKPFIAIYSTFLQRAFDQVIHDACIMNLNVVFAMDRAGVVGEDGETHQGAFDVGYLHVIPNMTIFAPRSAENFKLIMEYAYRHVGPCAFRYPRGSFLLDDGEFESKEIKFGKSEILSKTDSKVAFIGYGNGVGRANLVKKALRDKFEPTLVDLLFVKPLDRELLLDLAKDKKVWYIFSDSAKKGGVAEILSAFLQDEAIYDVRVISLEYNDKFIEHGSTSEVEKGLGLDPQSISEKILKDNLY
- the fliG gene encoding flagellar motor switch protein FliG, with the translated sequence MATNLNEQQKMMYDDLSMPEKVAILLIQLGEDATTLLFSHMEVDVITEISRYIATAKSVDKQVAAAVLEEFYALMQSNQYMRSGGLEYAKEILYRTFGPETAQKILDKLAKSMESSKSFGYLTKIKPQQLADFIMKEHPQTIALILAHMDPTSAAETLSFLSDELRSEVVIRMANLGDISPSVIKRVSTVLEGKLESLTSYKVEVGGPRAVAEVLNRLGQKASKSTIEYIEDVDDRLATTIKELMFTFEDINTLNQIAIREILKNVDKKDLMIALKGSGDALKEKFMGSMSQRASEAFKEEMQYLGAVRVKDVEEAQRRIVEQVQALADQGVFQVGEAEEMIE
- the hisC gene encoding histidinol-phosphate transaminase, encoding MKFNDKLANLINYEAGKPIELVVREFGIAPKDVIKLASNENPFGTSPRVIEAIKNCAQNMYLYPDDSYYELKEALSAKFNVNTKNIIIGSGSDQVIEFAVHAKANSKNAVLMAGVTFAMYEIYAKHTGAKIYRTQAKGHNLEDFLKVYNDKKDEISMIFLCLPNNPLGECLNRDDVYKFLEQIDKDVMIVIDGAYNEFARFKDKNKEICPKDLITKFKNTIFLGTFSKAYGLGGMRVGYGIADEFIINELGKLRAPFNITTLSLKAAIEALKDQEFVDKTVEANFQEMKKYEKFAKEHNIEFIDSYTNFITYNFERENATEIAKNLLKKGIILRDLKSYGMNSIRITIGLPEQNDRVLDELRKAIK
- the fliF gene encoding flagellar basal-body MS-ring/collar protein FliF, giving the protein MDFKTAFQQIGHIYQSLSIRQRIVAASSVVLVVGFLVFLSIYKSSQTNYDGYSVLFESVNPSDSALIIQQLEKDGVKYKIYNEGTILVPNQDVYKERISIASLGILKDNKVGFEIFDKQEFGATDSEQKVKFQRALEGELARTIESLAPIEKAMVRIAIPKETLFTERTTPPSASIVLNLKTGNSLNLKQISGIKNLVSAAVANLSTQNVKIVNQDGIPLGEEDGEYDSDQINQQIKYKRESENALEQKIINVLSPIVGGTHKVVAKVTIDFDFARKDSESETFDPNSVARSEQSVEEKRQGSKEREVQGVPGAVSNIGPVEGIDDKKLEEQYSKSSSTTNYEISKKVMRIKDQFATIKRLSAAVVVDGRYENKKDENGNLTKEIVYTPLTNEQLDKISALIKQSVGFDTNRGDEVTVSNFEFQRPGTDTPVNKVNSFFDAYINPFMPIFKYIFVGILLFIFYKKVIVPFMEKMLQNIKEEEPDIQDDIVDLEDSEDALEKFKAAKKKVEEQLGIGSDFNEDELRYDVLLEKMKLIVQERSEEVSVLLQDMVKNDSDFSNRKDF
- the pheA gene encoding prephenate dehydratase, producing MQNINDLREEIDKIDDDILKKLNERMSFVKKIGELKQTSGTSIYRPERERAILNRLESLSSNILNKSAIEAIYLEIFAVSRNLEMPEKVAYLGPEGTYTHQAAESRFGAMSAYLPLASIEAVFTKLKHKEAKYGVVPIENNTEGAVGATLDCLGRFENIKVVAELYMDIHHSFASVCENLKDIKKIYSHPQGYNQCRKFLDDHLLLNAEFIPTKSTAEAAKFASEDQNSAAICSKIAAKLYNVPILFETIEDNMANRTRFFILSDFKNERSTKNKTSILAKTDHRPGGLADLLTAFRDEGINLTRLESRPIKEREFKTVFYIDFEGHIDDENVQRAIDKANSFGDEIVWLGSYIPGDQR
- the fliH gene encoding flagellar assembly protein FliH, which produces MRSSVITNEDTKSHFVESYRFKVLGQEKKANDSHENEHAGKNSINSENSNIANFATNFDHSIKNNQQIPISQDPKIESNFVEELLKRTDELSGNIIKLQMKIENQESEFAKRLENETIRAKEEGLRQGFEDAKAKFESELKSLESRYLNSVAKLDSEVAKFENFLSSSENELSSTAIDIAKEIVKKEISSNSSSVAYALAKSLIKELNEAKKLQIRVNIKDFEFLKEHFGTSENIQILADEAINVGGVILMSDAGNLDGTIEARFEKIKRIVGE